From Coffea arabica cultivar ET-39 chromosome 2e, Coffea Arabica ET-39 HiFi, whole genome shotgun sequence, the proteins below share one genomic window:
- the LOC113695180 gene encoding uncharacterized protein isoform X1: MRRCLCFFVMFCFGFPKYLEILGLKRWSFSGFFLYLDWLYSFYFSGDFSSTASTTGCNTIWDERPYDGGVCSRGLMQYLYHQRQRPAVSINVVFLQKYFVILCTTWLPYPSRFMDNVTRMIIALLIGGSSFQNISLPVLKRGGVCLYMTMLGTIRYGYFPRMHGNVIFVVQNLEEVLVECLTGFEVILGNAFHEKESPRFRYEAIVEFCGWFVEGKLRIPKGEGNTIVGFEQVLMEIAHIHEKINRFT; the protein is encoded by the exons ATGCGAAGATGCCTTTGCTTTTTTGTGATGTTTTGCTTTGGTTTTCCAAAATATCTTGAAATTCTAGGGCTTAAGAGATGGTCATTTAGTGGTTTTTTTTTGTATCTTGACTGGTtgtattctttttatttttcaggGGATTTTTCTTCAACAGCTTCAACAACAGGGTGCAACACCATCTGGGACGAACGACCCTATGATGGTGGTGTCTGCTCTCGCGGGCTGATGCAATATCTATACCATCAGCGTCAAAGACCTGCAGTGAGTATAAATGTGGTTTTCTTGCAAAAATACTTCGTGATCCTCTGTACTACCTGGCTTCCCTATCCTTCAAGATTCATGGATAATGTAACTAGAAT GATAATAGCATTGCTTATTGGAGGAAGTTCGTTTCAGAATATTAGTCTCCCCGTGCTAAAAAGAGGTGGTGTTTGTCTCTATATGACAATGTTGGGCACCATACGTTATGGGTATTTCCCCAG GATGCATGGCAATGTGATATTTGTGGTTCAAAATCTGGAAGAGGTTTTG GTTGAATGCTTAACTGGGTTTGAAG TGATACTTGGGAATGCATTTCATGAGAAAGAATCACCTAGATTTAG ATATGAAGCGATTGTAGAGTT TTGTGGTTGGTTTGTCGAAGGGAAGTTGCGCATACCTAAGGGCGAGGGCAACACCATTGTTGGCTTTGAACAAGTGCTGATGGAGATTGCTCACATTCATGAGAAGATTAATCGCTTTACTTAG
- the LOC113695180 gene encoding uncharacterized protein isoform X2: protein MRRCLCFFVMFCFGFPKYLEILGLKRWSFSGFFLYLDWLYSFYFSGDFSSTASTTGCNTIWDERPYDGGVCSRGLMQYLYHQRQRPAVSINVVFLQKYFVILCTTWLPYPSRFMDNVTRMIIALLIGGSSFQNISLPVLKRGGVCLYMTMLGTIRYGYFPRMHGNVIFVVQNLEEVLVECLTGFEVILGNAFHEKESPRFSCGWFVEGKLRIPKGEGNTIVGFEQVLMEIAHIHEKINRFT, encoded by the exons ATGCGAAGATGCCTTTGCTTTTTTGTGATGTTTTGCTTTGGTTTTCCAAAATATCTTGAAATTCTAGGGCTTAAGAGATGGTCATTTAGTGGTTTTTTTTTGTATCTTGACTGGTtgtattctttttatttttcaggGGATTTTTCTTCAACAGCTTCAACAACAGGGTGCAACACCATCTGGGACGAACGACCCTATGATGGTGGTGTCTGCTCTCGCGGGCTGATGCAATATCTATACCATCAGCGTCAAAGACCTGCAGTGAGTATAAATGTGGTTTTCTTGCAAAAATACTTCGTGATCCTCTGTACTACCTGGCTTCCCTATCCTTCAAGATTCATGGATAATGTAACTAGAAT GATAATAGCATTGCTTATTGGAGGAAGTTCGTTTCAGAATATTAGTCTCCCCGTGCTAAAAAGAGGTGGTGTTTGTCTCTATATGACAATGTTGGGCACCATACGTTATGGGTATTTCCCCAG GATGCATGGCAATGTGATATTTGTGGTTCAAAATCTGGAAGAGGTTTTG GTTGAATGCTTAACTGGGTTTGAAG TGATACTTGGGAATGCATTTCATGAGAAAGAATCACCTAGATTTAG TTGTGGTTGGTTTGTCGAAGGGAAGTTGCGCATACCTAAGGGCGAGGGCAACACCATTGTTGGCTTTGAACAAGTGCTGATGGAGATTGCTCACATTCATGAGAAGATTAATCGCTTTACTTAG